The following nucleotide sequence is from uncultured Campylobacter sp..
ATCAAGGGCGATGCAAGCGGCGTGACGGGCATAGTCGTCAAGAATAAAACAAGCGGCGCCGCGCGCGAGCTGCAGCTGCCGGGGATCTTCGTATTCGTGGGGCTTGACGTGCGAAACGAGGTGTTAAAAGACGAAAGCGGCAAGTTTATCTGCGACATCACGCCGGGCGGACAGGTCGCGGTAAATTTAAAGATGCAAACAAGCGTACACGGGCTATTTGCGGCGGGCGATATGAGACAGGATGCGCCTAAACAGGTCGTTTGCGCGGCAGGCGACGGCGCGGTTGCCGCACTTAGCGCGATCGCGTATCTACAAGGACACGATAAATAAACCTATCTTCGGCGTAAAATTTCACGGCGCGGCAGGCGAAATTGCTTCCGCCGCGCTTTAAATTTAAAACTTCACATAAAATTTTGAATGAAATTTTGATATAAAAAAGCGGCTAAATTTTAAAATTTCATAAAATTTAGCCGCGAGATAGGGCGCTTACTATCTTTCGTAGAAGCCTGCTATGACATCTTTTGACTTCATTTTATTTACGGGATCTTCTTTACCGTTCGTGATAAGTTTAAATTTATCAGACAGACTTACGCTTTTACCCTCATTTACGATAAAATTTAGCTCGATAGCAAGCTTTGATGATCCACCTTCTTTATGTCCGAAGCTCGCGTCCAACTGCTCTGTCGTTATTTGCGAGTAATAAACGGCTGCTTTTAAGCACTCCATAATAAAGTCTATGTAGATTTCGGTATTGCTTTCTTTTAGTATCTCCCCTTTTAATTTGTCGTCGCAATCGACCGACTTCCATTCCTCCTCAAAAATTCTATTTTGCCTTTGATTTTTAAGTGTTTCTTGAAATTTAGCTTCGTTTAATTTGCAGTATTCTTTTGCCAGCTTAAACAAACCCTGCGCGTCGTAAGCCTTGCCCTCATAAAAAGTCATAACCCTTTTTAAAGATGAGTCTAACATCTCTTGTTTATATGATTTAAGCCTATGCTCTACATCCACGTCGCAGACCATCTTAACCGTCTTTAATCCGCCGTTTTCCTCTTTGCTCCAGGTGATATTTTTGCAGATTTTCGAGCCCTCAATCGCCGCGCCGATACTCATAGATTTAAAATCTGACAAGGTGTAGTTTTTGACAAGCTCCACATCGTTATCGCCGCATCCTGCAAAAATAAATGCCGCAAGCACAGCACCTAATGCGTATTTCATACTCGCTCCTTCAAGAAAAGTTAACGAGCAATGCTACCCATCTCTGTTTAATAACGGATAAATTTAGAGCCGAAATTTGAGATAAATTCGCGAAGCACGTGGCTAAAAGCGCGAAAGATAAAATTTAAAGATGGAATTTTTAAAAGAATTCGGCGAGAGAGGGAGGGAATCGAACCCCCCGGAAAACGGTCAACCGCCCTCCTATCGGATTTGAAGTCCGCAGACGCCGCCAGGTCGCCATCCTCTCCAAATGCGGGAATTATAGCGAGATAAAATTTATTTAGCTTTAAAGAGGCTAAATTTTAAGCCCTTTCGGCTCATTATTAGCGACGGCAAGATTATGAGCGCGCCCAAAAGCAGCAGGCTCATCACCAGACATATCAGTAGCCCGAAGTAGATCGTAGGCCAGAAATTACTCATCATCATCACGCTAAAGCCCAAAATGATCGCAAACGACGTATAATACATCGCGTATCCGATGCTTGCGTGGCTCGCTCGGATCGCCGCGGCCTCGTCGCCAAGGCGCGCAAACTCGCGCTTGTAGCGATAGATATAGTGGATGACATCGTCCACGCCGATACCGATGCTAATCGCCGCTATCGTAATACTCATGATATCCAGCGGAATGCCCGCAACCCCCATGATGCCGAAGCAAGCGCAAAGCGGGATCAAATTTACGACGATCGCGATAAGTGCGTATGAAAACGAGCGAAAGATGATCACGAAAAGCACGAAAAGCACGAGCACGGTGATACCCAGGGTGTCTATCTGCGAGCTCATCAGGCTTTGAAGCATATTGTTGTAAAGCACCATTATGCCGCTGATCTGTGCGCTTGCCTGCTCGCCCTCGAGCAAAGAATTTAGCCCGCTTTGCAGATCCTTTAGGAATTTCGCTCTGCGTAAGCGCGGATCGCTGTCTATCGTGCGGACGCTAAAGTGCGCTTCGTTCGCCTTGATATTTACAAAAGGTGAAAGCACCATCTCGCGGTAGTTTGCCGGCATTTCAGAGTAGATTAGAGCAAGGCTTAGATCATCCAGATCGCGCCCTTGATTAATCTGATTGCCGAGCTTCAAAAGCGACGCAAGCGAGCTTACGTTGCCGATAAACTCGTGCCCCGTGACATTTTTATCCTTCAAAAAATTATCTATTTTGCTGATGATACGCATCTTTTCGGAGGTGAACCAATACTGCGGCTTGTTTTCGTTGGCGGCGTATTCGGCTTCGAAATCGCCAAAATCGTCGCTCGCAGTGGAATTTTGCTCTAAATTTGTGGCATGGGTTTGATCTAAATTTACGGCGCCGCTTGGCTGTGCTGCCGCGACGAAGCTTTGCGCGATAAAATTTTGATCATTTAAATTTTGCGCCGCGGCAAGAGAACTTTGAGGTGCGGAATTTCCTGCAATAGAATTTTGCGCGATAGAATTTTGCTGAGTAGAATTTGCCGCAAAATTTCGCCCTGCGGGATTGGAATTTTCGCCACTCTTAAAATTTGCGCTGCCGCTTGCGGAATTTTCACTCCCGCTAGCAGTATCTGCGCCGCCTGTGCTTTTAAATTTAACGACGATATCAAGCGGGATCGTTCCGCCGAGATTTGTATCGATAACCTCCATACCTGCGCGGATATCGGTGCTTTTTTTGAAGTAGCCGATGAAGCTGTTTTCGACGCGCAGCTGCGAGATACCGTACAGCCCAAAGATCACCGCCGCAGCACACACTCCATAGACCGCGCCTCTGCTACGCAGCGCCGTTTCGGCGCACAAAAGGGTAAATTTAAAATGCTGCTCGAAGCTGCGGTTATTGTGCGTGCGCGGCAGAAGCGACATAACCGCGCCGAATACTCCAAACGCCGTAACTAGCGAGATACTGATGCCTACACTCATCATAATTCCCAGAGAAATTACGGGTTTTATATCGCAAAAAATTAGCGACATAAAGCCGATAACGGTCGTAAAGATCGCGAAAAAGCAGGGTCTTGCGCGCTCGCGCAGCACCGCATAAACGAGCTGGCGCTGCGAAAAGGCGTGAAAGCGCGCGCTAAACTCGCGGTAGGCGACGATTAGGTGGATACAGACCGAAACCGTGATGATGAGCTGAAGCGCTATGAAATTTGAGCTAATCACCGTGACCTCAAAGCTCAAAAAGCCGAATAATCCCGCTGCGAGCACGACCGAATACGCGCAGATGATAAGCGGCAGCAGGATAAATTTCGCCTGTCTAAAAAAGAGCCAAAAGCAAGCTAGCAGAAGCACCAAGGCGCCGAGTCCGTAGGTCGCCAGATCCGAGCGGACGTAGCCCACCATATCGTCTGCGATCATATTCAGTCCGCCTAGAAACAATCGGTCGCCCGCAAATTCCTTCTCAAAGCCTGCGATCAGCGTGCGCAAAGCCATGATATCGCGATGATCCTTTTCACGTAGCTCGTCGCGGTAGGATTTAAAATTTTGCTCCGCAACTTTAAGTGCGTCTTTGAGCTGTGAAATTTGAGTTTTAGAGTGGTTGGCCTCGTGCTCTGCTTGCTCTAGAGCGCTTTTGGCTCCGTCTCTTAGGCGCAAAAGCTCCTCGTAGCGGGTCTGCGGCTTTAAATTTATCAAAATTGCAGTAGTGCGAAAATCGGCGCTTACTAAATTTGATGCGTAAAAGGGGCTTGTGGCAAACTCGCGCCTAGCCGCGGTTAAATTTACGTCCGCGTCGGTAAGAGTGGGTATGTGCTTAAGCAGCTCGCTCATGCCGCCACCTTTGTTTAGCAAAAGCGGCACATTCGTGATGTCCGTGACGCTAGCGACGAAATCAAGCTTGGAAAAAGCCACATCCATCTGCTCTATTTTGCGGATCGTCTCGGGCGCTAAAAGATCGCCTGCGGGAGTGTATGCAAGCACCAAGAAATTCGGCGTTTCGTAGCGCTTGGATACTTCGCGCCAAATTTGAAGGTCTTTGTCATTATCTAGCAGAAGTGTCTGGCTCGAAGCGTCGATCTCGAGCTTTGTGGAGTAATATCCGAAAAAGAGCGCCAGCACCGTAAACAGCGCGAGCGTGATTTTCGGAAACGCGACGATTAAGCGAAAAATTTTTTTCAAATACCGCTCTTTTTGAGTGCGCCGCTATTCGCCGCTATTGATGACGGTGGAATTTAGCCGCTTTATGAGCTCGTCAAAGCCCAAGCTTTGCGTTACGTCGCCTAGCTGCGAGCGGTAGGTTTGGATTAAGCTAACGCCCACTATATCGACATCGTAGATACGCCAATCAGAGCCGGTAGGATAAAATTTAAAATCTATGTCGTAGTTTTTCTGCTCGCCGATGACCTGTGTTTTTAGCACGCGGCGCTTATCGCTCGGGCTTTGTTTGCTAAGCACCTTCATATCCTGATCGGTATAAAGCGAAAGCTTTTCGATAAAGGAGCGCTTTAGATGCGCCTCGAAGGCCTTATTAAATTCCGCGATCTGCGCGGGGCTAAGGCTCGCGTAATGCTTGGCAAGGGATAGCTTTGCCATCATCTTATAATCAAAATAGCCGTCAAAAAGTGCAAAAATTTTCGCTGGCTTTGCGTCTTTGGGGGTGCTGCTTCGCATAATGTTTACGGCTTCGGCGACCTTTTGGCTCATCACCGGCTCGATATCCGCATCGCTAATAGCGTGCGCCGAAATCAAAAGCGCTCCGCAAAGCGCTAGAACTTTTAAAATTTTCATTGTTATTCCTTTATTAGTTTCTCGCGATTTTGCTCGTAAGCATCGCGTAAAAATGGATACAGATCCACCGCATCTTTGGTCATTTTTTCATAAAATTTAGGATCGCGCGAGTAGTCGTTAAATATTCTAAATCCATTGACGGAGTTTCGCACCGTGCCATCTTTAATATAATTTATCGGGTTTGAAAAATAATCTCCGACAAGTCCCGCTGTATCGCGTAGATTGCTTTGTCCTAAGATCGGCCAGACGATGTGAGGACCTGCCGGCACGCCCCAATACCCGAGTGTCTGCCCGAAATCCTCGTCGTGGCGTGGAATTCCGTAGTATTTGCCCGCCATATCGTTAAGCCCGCCGAAGCCGACGGTCGAATTGATCAAAAACCGCTTCGTCTCGTCCCAAGAATTTTCAAATTTACCCTGCAGCAGGTTGTTTACGAGCCTCATCGGATATAAAATATTATAGAAAAAATTTGAAAACGCGCCCTGGATCGGATCGGGCATTACGTAATCGTAGCCGCTGGCTACGGGGGTTAATATGTATGAGTAAAATACGTCGTTAAAGCTCGTCATTACGCGGTTATAGCCGCTAAGCGGATCGAAAACCTCGCGCTGCGCGAACTCCTCATCAAAACCATCCGTATCGCTAGGCGCTACGTCTTGCTTTTGCGAGCAACCGCAGAGTGCCAATGCCGCGGCTAAGAATATAATTTTTATAAATTTCAAAATGTGACCCTTCTTTATAAATCAAAGTGGCGATTTTACAAGTTTAAAGAAATTTTGTCAATAAAGGTAAAATTTCATATAGAATTTCCCTCTTTATATCGCAGAATAAAGCCTGCAGCTCTTTAAGAAATATATCAGAGGATATATTATAAAATCACGTGAAAGTAAATAAGAAAGGATGAAAATGGACGCAAAATTTGCTTTGGAATTCCTGCTTGGCAACAAAGCATCGCTTTTAGCCAAACACATTAAGCTGCTTAAGGCCGTAGATGAGACTAAAAGCATTACAAAGGCCGCAGAGATCGTAGGAGTGTCGTATAAAAACGGCTGGGACGCGCTAAATTTAATCAACAATGCGAGCAAAAAACCCCTCATCGTCCGCACTCAAGGCACAAAGAAAAATAGCGGCTCGGAGCTCACTCCATACGCTCACAAGCTGATTCGCGCTTATGATGCTATCAGCCACGCGGGCGAGACGTTTTTGAGTGAAATTTTAAAGCTTGACGAGATTACAGAAGAGAGTCTTTTAAGCCTGGAGAAGATCGGTATGAAGCTTTCTGCACGCAATCAGCTAAGCGTTGAGATTACGGATGTTCAAATAGGCGCTGTAAATTCTCAAATCACGGCTAAGCTCGCAGGTGGCGAAATTTTATGCGCGACGGTAACCGTAGAGAGCGAAAAGAATTTAGGGCTGAAGGCTGGCAAGGATGTGCTGTTTTTATTCAAAGCTCCAAGCGTCATCATCGCTAAAGGAAGCTTGGAGAAGCTAAAACTTAGTACGGCGAATCAAATCAAGGGCACGATTAGCGAGGTCAAAATCGGCGCGGTAAACGCAGAGATCTGTCTAGGCACAAGCTCGCATCAAAACATCACCGCGATCATCACGCGAGAATCTGCCACCGCGATGGCTCTAGGAGTAGGAGATGAAGTAACGGCGATCATCGAGCCTAGCGAGATCATTATTGGCGCGTAATAGGGTGAAATTGGGTGCGCAAAATTTTAAAATTTAAGGCGTAAATTTAAAATTTTAGATACAATTCAATTCTCGGTGAGAGCCGAAACGAAAGGCATAAAATGAAGTTGAAAGCGGTGCTTTTAGGAATTTTAACGGCAGGCGCGCTAAGCGCTGGAGAGGTCAGCGTAGCAGCCGCTGCGAACACGACGTATGCGTTTGACGAGATCAAGGCAGAATTTGCCAAGCTGCATCCGCAAACCACGCTAAACGTGAGCTTGGGCGCAAGCGGAGCGCTTAGCACGCAGATCAAAAACGGTGCGCCGTTTGATATTTTTATGGCGGCGGATATGAAATTTGCAGACGATCTGCATAAAGAGGGCTTTGCGACGGCGCCTGCCAAAACCTACGCAAAGGGCAAGGTCGCGATGTTTAGCGTGCGCGGCGTAGATCTTAGCAAAGGGCTTGAAGCTTTAAAAGCCCCTAGCGTCAAAACGATTTCGATAGCAAATCCAAAGACCGCTCCTTACGGCACCGCAAGCGTGGAGGCCTTCCAAAAAGCGGGAGTTTACGATGAGATTAAAGGCAAAATCGTAGAAGCAAAATCGATCGGCGAGGCTCTTTCGCAAGCGCTTAAAGCGTCCGACGTCGGCTTTATCGCAGCTAGCGCGATGTATGCGCCTAAGATGGCAAAGGACGGCTGCAACGGCAAGCCTTGCAAGCAGGGCGAAAATTTCGTCTTGGTCGACACCAGCCTCTACGAGCCGATAGCCCAGGGCATGGTCGTGCTAAATCGCGCCAAAGACAATGCCGAAGCCAAGGCGTTTTATGATTTTATTCTAAGCGATAAGGGTAGGGCGATCTTTGCTAAATACGGATACGAGTTTTAATGATTAGAGCGAGAATCAACGAAATTTTACAAAAAGACGGCATCCATTCTGTAGGATTTATCGCAGGCGGCATCAAGCTACGTGGCGTATTTCTGCAGCTAAGTAGCGAGCTTAAGGTGGGCAGCGAAGTTTACGTGGGCTTTAAAAGCACCGATGTGCTTTTATCTCGCGAAGCCCTAAGTGGTGTATCTAGCGAAAATGAAATTCACGGCAAGATTACGAGCCTAAGCTTGGGTGAAATTCTATGCACGCTCAGGTTTGAAGGCAAGATAAGCTTTGATGTGCTCATTAGCGCGCATTGCGCGCAGGAGCTTGCTTTACGCGAGGGCGACGAGGTTTTCGCATACATTAGCGCCACTGCGATATATATAGAAAAATATGATAACGATTGATTGTAAGAAAAAAATCAGTGATGATTTCTCGATTGATGCTCGCTTAGAGATTAACAAAGGCTCGTTTGTATGCCTATATGGGCGCAGTGGCAGCGGTAAGACTACACTGTTGCGCATTTTAGCGGGATTTTTGCGCGCAGATAGCGGTAGCATAAAAGACGGCGATCGCGTTCTTCAAGAAGGCAATGAGTTCTTAAGTGCAGGCAAGCGCAGGATCGGCTTTTTGTTTCAAGACTACGCACTTTTTGAGAATATGAGCGTGACGGGCAATCTACTTTTTGCCAGAAACGATCCGCAAAAAGCTGCGATGCTGCTTGAAATTTTAGAGCTTAGCGAGTTTGCGAAATCCGGCGTCGAGGGTCTTAGTGGCGGGCAGAAACAGCGCGTGGCACTTGCCCGCGCACTGATGCAAGAGCCTGAAATTTTGCTACTTGACGAGCCGCTTTCGGCGCTTGATTTTACGATGCGCGAAAAAATCCAAGAGTATTTGCTAAAGATCCACGAGCAGTTTCATCAGACCGTGATTTTGGTAAGCCACGACGTAAGCGAGATCTATAGGCTTTGCAAGCGAGTTTATGAGATGAAGGACGGCAGAATCGTCCGCTCCGGTACGCCGGAGGAAATTTTTCTTAAAACTAGCGGCTCGCAGAAGTTTTCTTTCGCGGGCAAGATCGTCGATTTGCAAGCACGCGACGGGGTCAAAGTGGCTGTCGTAGCGATCGGCAGCCAGCTGTGCGAAGTGGTGCTAAGCAATGCAGAAGCCGAGGGTTTGCAAGTAGGCGACGAGGTCAAAGCGGGTGCCAAAGCTTTTAATATCACTCTGCGTAAAATTTAAACTTGCAGATAAGCTTTTAGGTGCGCCTAAGTAGGAAACTTCAACTAGATTAGAGATTTAAATACAGGCTTTTATGGAATTTAGACGAGGGATTTTGCGAAATTTTAGCTAGATTTGCCCGCAAAATACGGTGAGATTTTAAAATTTCATTCGCATCGCGCTTAGATTTTCATGAAACACAAAATTTAAACGTAGGCTAGAGTAAAACCGCAATGCAAGACTAGATAGCGTGTGGAAAGTAAGCTTAAATTTTAGATTTTGCGCAGACAGGTGCCGTTAAATTCCTTCTTTGAATTTATTAATTGGCGTGGTGGGTTTATTTTTAAATTTAGCGACTTTTAGCTTACTTTTTTGGCAGGAGTTGCGCGAATTCTATCATGCGATTTTGGTAAAAAATTTAATGTGAAGCTTCGCAGAAACTTAAAATTTTCAGATTTAGAATTTTACCTGGATTTTGTGGCTTTGAAATTTTAAAAGCTCTAACGGCTTGAAGCTTGCGTGCTAAACTCGCTTAATAAGAGCTGCGGCAAAATTTCATTAACCGGGTCTTTTGGGTTTATGCGAAATTTTAATTTCGTCTTGTCGGGCTCAATGAAATTTCGCTAGGTCGTTCAGAGGGCGTCGTTTAGCCTATCTTTCGTGAAATTTGCGCTCAGATAAATCCTGCCCGCTCAAGTTTTCAAGCCTATTGAAGCTTTTTGAAATTTGGCTAGGCAAAATTCGCGGTCTTAAAAATTTGCCAGCTTAGTAGAGTTTAAATGCCTGACGGAATTTGCACGCTTGAAGGAATTTATTAGCCAAGCAATTTTATAAAATTCCGCTCGCTTTAGCTTGCGTGAAATTTTTAAAATTTCATTTTGCAAAGCCTTATGACTATGAGGTTTGCGCAAATTCTATCTAGCTTTGCCTCTAAATTTTAAAGTAGGGTTAGGCTTTTAAGATTTTATAGTTTGGGCCCAGCGGCTCGGCTCGGAGGATAAATGTTTGAAATTCTAAAGGGGCTCGATTACACGCCGTTTCTCGTTTCATTAAAGCTTGCCAGCTTGACGACGCTCGCGTTGTTTATCATCTGCATGCCGCTCGCGTTTTTTATGGCGAGAAAAAATTTCCGCGGCAAAAGCGTGATCGAATCGATCATCTCGCTTCCGCTCGTGCTTCCGCCATCGGTGTTAGGGTTTTACCTGCTCGTTTTTCTATCGCCCTATTCGGTGCTGGGCGAGTTTTTCGACAAACATTTTGGGCTTAGGCTCGTATTTAATTTCGGCGGGCTCGTGATCGCGAGCTGTATCTACTCGCTACCGTTTATGTTTTCGCCGCTGGTTTCGGGCTTTCGCTCGCTTCCGCGCTCGCTTTTTTGGGCGTGCGACTCACTCGGCAAGGGCTATTTTTCCAAGCTTTTTCGAGTCGCGTTGCCTGCGATACGCCACTCCCTGCTTAGCGCCTTGGTAATTTGCTTTGCGCATACGATGGGCGAGTTCGGCGTCGTGCTGATGATCGGCGGCAGCGTGAGCGAGCAGACCAAGGTTGCCTCCATTGCGATTTATGAAGCGACTGAGACGCTCGATTTTGCGCAGGCTCACGCGTATTCGGCGCTGATGCTACTCTTTAGCTTCGCGGTACTTTTAATGATGCATTTTTTGGGCGCGCGCGGTGCAAAAATCGAAGCTTAAATAGGCTTTAAAACGAAATTTGCTAAAATCCTTCAAAATTTGGAATTTGGCATGAAAAACAAAAAAGACTTCGTTACCGAAAGATTTAACGCCGCCTTGATTCTAGGCGCTGCGCTGCTTACGCTTGTAGTAGTTTGCGAGATTAGCTTTTTGCGCAC
It contains:
- a CDS encoding MMPL family transporter, encoding MKKIFRLIVAFPKITLALFTVLALFFGYYSTKLEIDASSQTLLLDNDKDLQIWREVSKRYETPNFLVLAYTPAGDLLAPETIRKIEQMDVAFSKLDFVASVTDITNVPLLLNKGGGMSELLKHIPTLTDADVNLTAARREFATSPFYASNLVSADFRTTAILINLKPQTRYEELLRLRDGAKSALEQAEHEANHSKTQISQLKDALKVAEQNFKSYRDELREKDHRDIMALRTLIAGFEKEFAGDRLFLGGLNMIADDMVGYVRSDLATYGLGALVLLLACFWLFFRQAKFILLPLIICAYSVVLAAGLFGFLSFEVTVISSNFIALQLIITVSVCIHLIVAYREFSARFHAFSQRQLVYAVLRERARPCFFAIFTTVIGFMSLIFCDIKPVISLGIMMSVGISISLVTAFGVFGAVMSLLPRTHNNRSFEQHFKFTLLCAETALRSRGAVYGVCAAAVIFGLYGISQLRVENSFIGYFKKSTDIRAGMEVIDTNLGGTIPLDIVVKFKSTGGADTASGSENSASGSANFKSGENSNPAGRNFAANSTQQNSIAQNSIAGNSAPQSSLAAAQNLNDQNFIAQSFVAAAQPSGAVNLDQTHATNLEQNSTASDDFGDFEAEYAANENKPQYWFTSEKMRIISKIDNFLKDKNVTGHEFIGNVSSLASLLKLGNQINQGRDLDDLSLALIYSEMPANYREMVLSPFVNIKANEAHFSVRTIDSDPRLRRAKFLKDLQSGLNSLLEGEQASAQISGIMVLYNNMLQSLMSSQIDTLGITVLVLFVLFVIIFRSFSYALIAIVVNLIPLCACFGIMGVAGIPLDIMSITIAAISIGIGVDDVIHYIYRYKREFARLGDEAAAIRASHASIGYAMYYTSFAIILGFSVMMMSNFWPTIYFGLLICLVMSLLLLGALIILPSLIMSRKGLKFSLFKAK
- a CDS encoding ABC transporter substrate-binding protein, with the translated sequence MKILKVLALCGALLISAHAISDADIEPVMSQKVAEAVNIMRSSTPKDAKPAKIFALFDGYFDYKMMAKLSLAKHYASLSPAQIAEFNKAFEAHLKRSFIEKLSLYTDQDMKVLSKQSPSDKRRVLKTQVIGEQKNYDIDFKFYPTGSDWRIYDVDIVGVSLIQTYRSQLGDVTQSLGFDELIKRLNSTVINSGE
- a CDS encoding VacJ family lipoprotein, translated to MKFIKIIFLAAALALCGCSQKQDVAPSDTDGFDEEFAQREVFDPLSGYNRVMTSFNDVFYSYILTPVASGYDYVMPDPIQGAFSNFFYNILYPMRLVNNLLQGKFENSWDETKRFLINSTVGFGGLNDMAGKYYGIPRHDEDFGQTLGYWGVPAGPHIVWPILGQSNLRDTAGLVGDYFSNPINYIKDGTVRNSVNGFRIFNDYSRDPKFYEKMTKDAVDLYPFLRDAYEQNREKLIKE
- a CDS encoding TOBE domain-containing protein, translated to MDAKFALEFLLGNKASLLAKHIKLLKAVDETKSITKAAEIVGVSYKNGWDALNLINNASKKPLIVRTQGTKKNSGSELTPYAHKLIRAYDAISHAGETFLSEILKLDEITEESLLSLEKIGMKLSARNQLSVEITDVQIGAVNSQITAKLAGGEILCATVTVESEKNLGLKAGKDVLFLFKAPSVIIAKGSLEKLKLSTANQIKGTISEVKIGAVNAEICLGTSSHQNITAIITRESATAMALGVGDEVTAIIEPSEIIIGA
- the modA gene encoding molybdate ABC transporter substrate-binding protein, with translation MKLKAVLLGILTAGALSAGEVSVAAAANTTYAFDEIKAEFAKLHPQTTLNVSLGASGALSTQIKNGAPFDIFMAADMKFADDLHKEGFATAPAKTYAKGKVAMFSVRGVDLSKGLEALKAPSVKTISIANPKTAPYGTASVEAFQKAGVYDEIKGKIVEAKSIGEALSQALKASDVGFIAASAMYAPKMAKDGCNGKPCKQGENFVLVDTSLYEPIAQGMVVLNRAKDNAEAKAFYDFILSDKGRAIFAKYGYEF
- a CDS encoding ATP-binding cassette domain-containing protein, translated to MITIDCKKKISDDFSIDARLEINKGSFVCLYGRSGSGKTTLLRILAGFLRADSGSIKDGDRVLQEGNEFLSAGKRRIGFLFQDYALFENMSVTGNLLFARNDPQKAAMLLEILELSEFAKSGVEGLSGGQKQRVALARALMQEPEILLLDEPLSALDFTMREKIQEYLLKIHEQFHQTVILVSHDVSEIYRLCKRVYEMKDGRIVRSGTPEEIFLKTSGSQKFSFAGKIVDLQARDGVKVAVVAIGSQLCEVVLSNAEAEGLQVGDEVKAGAKAFNITLRKI
- the modB gene encoding molybdate ABC transporter permease subunit codes for the protein MFEILKGLDYTPFLVSLKLASLTTLALFIICMPLAFFMARKNFRGKSVIESIISLPLVLPPSVLGFYLLVFLSPYSVLGEFFDKHFGLRLVFNFGGLVIASCIYSLPFMFSPLVSGFRSLPRSLFWACDSLGKGYFSKLFRVALPAIRHSLLSALVICFAHTMGEFGVVLMIGGSVSEQTKVASIAIYEATETLDFAQAHAYSALMLLFSFAVLLMMHFLGARGAKIEA